The nucleotide window GCTGCGGCTTCGGGGCAGGCACTTCTAAAGCTTTTATCCAGTTTTCCCCATCCCATTTTTTCCAGTGCATCATTATCATTGCACGGTTTAACAAAAGTTCTTCTCCCGAGTCAATAAAACCATTTCCATTCTTAAGTCCATGTTCAAAAGTATATCTAAGGCGTCCAGAGTACCATTCCAAAAATCGTAAGAATGCTTCGGATTTCGATATCCTCAGCTTCTGCATAAAAAATGCAGTACAGATTTCTTGCAGTTGATCCTGTCTCGGTAGCCAGATATAATTAATAGAATTATTTCCGAGGTGGAGTAAAACCTCAACTTTTTCAAAAGCAGGATTATAAACAAAATCACCGGATTGGAATACCCATTTCTTCTGAATTTCCTTCGCGAGTGAGCACATTCTGATATATTTTTCTGATGTATCCATTTCAACCAACCTTAAAATGAATTATGAGTAATAGGCTAAAAGGAGTAACCGAGCTGGGTGAAAGTATTGAACACAGATGATTCATATAATAAGTCTTTCTTTTTCACAGTAATCAATAGATTTGCACTTGACTTGTCAGAGCACTATCAAAGACTTTTCAGGAGAAAATTATGAGAATAAAAGTTTGTGGTATTAAAAGGGTCGAAGATGCTATTATGGCTGCATACTGTGGAGCTGATGCAATTGGATTGGTAGTGGGACAAAAGCATAACTCAGACGATTTTATTGACAAACACTTAGCCCAAAAGATCGTGAAAGAATGCCCTCCTTATATTTCGCCAGTTCTGGTTACAGAACTGGATAATGCTAAAGAAATCTCCAATCTGGTGCATAAAATAGGCGCTACTTCTATCCAGTTGCATTCCGACTGTACAGTTGATTGTATCATATTGCTGCGTAAAATCTTCCCTCATATAAAAATAATCAAAAACTTTCATGTTACAGGGTTAGGAATTATTCACGCTATGAAACCCTTCGAATCCGTGGTGGATGCTTTCATTCTGGATACTCTTGATTTAGCCAATGGTAAAGTAGGTTCA belongs to Methanosarcina barkeri 3 and includes:
- a CDS encoding phosphoribosylanthranilate isomerase, with amino-acid sequence MRIKVCGIKRVEDAIMAAYCGADAIGLVVGQKHNSDDFIDKHLAQKIVKECPPYISPVLVTELDNAKEISNLVHKIGATSIQLHSDCTVDCIILLRKIFPHIKIIKNFHVTGLGIIHAMKPFESVVDAFILDTLDLANGKVGSTGLVHDWNISRNIVKEISRPVILAGGLTPENVGEAIRFVKPYGVDASSGLKGSNGFKDETKVTNFVYRAKHEFFKVRNLSLEN